One region of Zingiber officinale cultivar Zhangliang chromosome 7B, Zo_v1.1, whole genome shotgun sequence genomic DNA includes:
- the LOC122005018 gene encoding choline-phosphate cytidylyltransferase 2-like — protein MADPKRKMAAEDHEVSAKAELVGHKVDAEFEPEANKKDAKQAEAGEGDRPVRVYADGIYDLFHFGHARSLEQAKKAFPNTYLLVGCCNDEITHKYKGKTVMTESERYESLRHCKWVDEVIPDAPWVITQEFLDKHKIDYVAHDSLPYADASGAGKDVYEFVKAAGKFKETKRTEGISTSDLLMRIVKDYNQYVMRNLARGYTRKELGVSYMKEKRLRVNMEFEKLYDKVKEKQEKVGKKLSVLHDEWVENADRWVVGFLEKFEEGCHQMGTVIKERIQESLLKGQKEFSLLYYDEEED, from the exons ATGGCCGACCCGAAGCGCAAGATGGCAGCGGAGGATCACGAGGTGTCGGCGAAGGCGGAGTTAGTGGGCCACAAGGTGGACGCCGAGTTTGAGCCTGAGGCGAACAAGAAGGATGCCAAGCAGGCGGAGGCCGGAGAGGGTGATAGGCCCGTCCGAGTCTACGCCGACGGAATCTACGATCTCTTCCATTTCGGCCACGCCAGATCCCTCGAACAGGCGAAGAAAGC GTTTCCAAACACATATCTTCTTGTGGGTTGTTGCAACGACGAAATTACGCATAAATACAAAGGAAAGACTGTCATGACAGAATCTGAGCGTTATGAGTCACTGCGTCACTGCAA ATGGGTTGATGAAGTTATACCTGATGCACCTTGGGTAATCACACAGGAGTTCCTTGACAAACACAAGATTGATTACGTGGCTCATGATTCTCTCCC ATATGCTGATGCAAGTGGAGCTGGCAAAGATGTATATGAATTT GTTAAAGCTGCTGggaaatttaaagaaactaaacggACAGAAGGAATTTCTACATCTGATCTATTAATGAGGATAGTTAAAGATTACAACCAGTATGTGATGCGTAACTTGGCAAGGGGATATACAAGGAAGGAACTAGGTGTCAGCTATATGAAG GAAAAACGTTTGAGGGTGAACATGGAATTTGAGAAGTTGTATGACAAAGTTAAAGAGAAGCAAGAAAAAGTAGGGAAGAAG TTGAGCGTGCTTCATGATGAGTGGGTGGAAAATGCAGATCGCTGGGTTGTTGGTTTTCTTGAGAAGTTTGAGGAAGGTTGTCATCAAATG GGAACTGTGATCAAGGAGCGAATTCAGGAGAGCCTTTTGAAGGGGCAAAAAGAATTTAGTTTGTTGTATTACGATGAGGAAGAGGATTAG